The Clupea harengus chromosome 13, Ch_v2.0.2, whole genome shotgun sequence DNA window TCGCTGGCACAAGCTGATAAAGCAGGTCATCCAGAAAATAAACGAGCCTCCCTTTATCCATGTTTCCAAACAAAATACTTCCCATCCTCTCTTGTCTGTTTGGTAAACACACTAGAAATAGCAATTGCAATTACCTGCGTTTGGAATGATTACTATTTCATTTGGTTGTAAATAATCTACAAGGATTTTCTATGGATTTCTATATGGTTACCGGAGAACTGCATGAAATCTGCCATCATTCTGTTTTGAATGTGTTGTTAGGTGTTTTGAAAACAGTGTGTTAGCATTTGAAAAGTGTACTGCATTTGAAAAGTgtcctcagctcctccacctgAATCCCTGTGAGGTTCACACTGCCTCCTACAGCTCTCACAGCTGCTGCTtgctcctcctgtttctccttcagctccttaatagcagctctcttctcctccactttaTTCTCACAGACTCTCAGTCTGGTCCCCCCCATTTGGGTTAGTATAAATAGTTGCATCAGTAACATTTCTACTGAAGCCATTTGGATCAGTTCATAGTTGTTGTAGAAAATCCAATCTCACTAGTTTTAAATGAACAATGCTGGAATAAGCATCTCCTCAGATGTCAACCACACCTGGATTTCAAATGACTGCATTCACCACCCATGTGATCATTGTATTTGTATCAACAGGTATAATATCACAGTATCCAAACAGCCTTAAGAACCAGCTGTGTTCTACAACACTGTCTGCTTTGTGTAACGAAAAGGTGAATCCATATTACTGTAAGggtaaaaataacacacacacacacacacatgcacacacacacacacacacacacaaacacacacacacacacacacacacaaataaataaataaacccccAAAGGCAAATACATATGTAACAAGCTCCAaatgatcatttattttcatacacAGTGCACTGTGAAACACCGTATAGTACAACCATCTGTACATGCAGTAAAATCATCACAGCTGTTACaaaggagagaatgtgtgttcatgtgagtgtgttgcatGCATgctgtaggtatgtgtgtgtgtatgtgagcatgtgtatgtgtgtgtgtgtgtgtgtgtgtgtgagatatgtgtgtgtgtgtgtgtgtgtgtgtgtgtgtaaacacctCCCCATcacatgaggaagaggagttgCCCGCTGAAGGTGGTGAGGTGGCCAGTGTAAGCAGACACCCACCACCCTGCCTCCAGAcgcagggccacacacacacacacacacacacacatacgcctaTGCTTGATGAGGATTCATCActgctcagtttctttctcccacacacacacacacacacacacacacacacacacacacacacacactcatactcatgtCCTCATAGGGCTCGTATAACAGTGTGTTTTGGTGGGTGCTGGAGGGTCCGATGGCCTGTTTCAGGTTCAGCATATTACAGGACAAACCGTGTGTGTCGTAAAATCTGGTTCTTTCCCTCATTTCCTGAAGCCTTTCTAAACAAgcagctgataaaaaaaaacacacgctcatacacacacacacacacacacacacacacactcacacacatggaaaacCATGTGCTGAGGCTGAGCTTCTTCCTTCCTTAACAGCTGAAGAATGGAATCAAAACATCCGTGATCAGAAGAACCAAGGAGCTGGTGAACTATTCTAttactcagatgtgtgtgtgtgagagagtggtgtgtgtgtgtgtgtgtgtgtgtgtgtgtgtgtgtgtgtgtgtgtgtgtgtgtgtgtgtgtgagagtagtggtgtgtatgtgtgtgtgagtggtgtgtaggtgtgtgtgtgagagagagagtggtgtgagcatatgtgtgtgagtggtgtggacgtgtgtgcgtgtgtgtgtgtgagtgctgtgggtgggtggtgtgtttactgcatgtgtgtctttgttgtaactgtcagggataagaccctcaacagttagttagcagattaaaaacactacccagcatgtaagtgaactggacggttttcgaacgggacccgacggagacagacaccttaagtctgtctgacgtgccgtgctgaaaacaagtccttttattaaaacacaatgtttacacagtatgacagtcaagacgctgggatgcacttaggataccttcagctcagctgaattctacttctgcttagcaacgagtcatttcacaacccgctctctccttcttatcttatgtaaacatatacgtgaggtttctgggttaacattcttgactctgctaattgtcttccaaagtccaatctacattgagaacgcagggcacacagcattttggaacaaaccttaaaactcaaagacattcatgataaaatatactaatactttctttaacagtaACATGCACGGCTCAATGCATGAACATGAAGGGGAGGTCATGCAGATTTAAAtaatcataaacaaagtaaacaaagacatggcaaataaaaaataaaagtctgAAAAAAAGGAACAGACAGTGATGAACGTGACAGTATGTAGAATGTAGTAAGTGTTGCTCCAGTCAATATAGAGTTATAAAGTATTACAGAACTCTGCTTTCCACAATCAGAatctaaaatgttttaatttaatgttttttcccCTGTCATGTCATTTGTCCAATCCAACAGTAGACGGGGCTATAGCATTAAACAACCAGAACTCTCCTTACGTATGTAGCCtctacatttaaaaatatatataaaaactaaATTGTAATAAAAATGTTGAAACCAGCAGAACCACTTGCAACAACATTGCTGTACAAACCCAAACAGGGTTTTTTATGAAAATGAACCACTTCAGGGGAAACCCCCAACACCCAGATATGCTCCTTGGCACCTGGCACGTGTTTGGCCTTGATGACCATTTTTACTACAGCAGAGGAGGAAACTCAGTCAGCATTGGTGATCAATCAGAGGAGCCGATCAGTCGTAGAGATAGCATAACTGTAAAGAGGGACATAAACATCGAGAGGAGTATCAGTAGCATTTAGTATCAAccaaacaacaagacaacatgGAATAACTGACAAAAACTAACTAATTTGAGTGTATTATTACCTACTGTAAGGAGGGAGATTGGGGactggttacacacacattagctacTGTAGGAGAACTGGATACTGGCTACACACACTAGTTAACACAAGACTAGCGGCATATCAATGAGCACTATAAACtgcagctcctcctcttcctcgggaGGATGAAGATGTTTGTCTGGCAGTGATATGATTTATGCTGACATAACATCAATAACACACctataacacacaacaccaataacacacaacCCTGAGCCTGGACTTTGAGCTGCTTTTTAGAAAACAAGACGGCACATGTACTACAACTCACGTGCACATCATTTATGATTCTGTTTATTTGGCTACACACTACTTAACACAAGACAACGGTATTGGAGACTGTTTACTGTGCACCTCATCACCCATTCACACCAACACATGGGGTTACAATGCTAATGTAAGTTGAGCTGATTTGGATGTTCAGTTAACCTCATGAAGAGACAGCTGTTAGCATATCTAATGCAGTACGCTGGGCAGTGGGCCCAGGTAGAAGGCTGAAGGAGAGGCCTGAGGTCACCTGAAATAAGTGTGTGATTTGTAACTATAGTGATTTTTCCTCTGTGATTAGAATTCAGTGTCACTAAGAGGAGAATAATGTTACCACCTCTGATTGATTGGACTGTTCCTGTAGAGTGAGACCTAGAgcaaccacacaagcacactgtgTCAGGATTCGAAAGGTAGagacccaatcgcagaccagatgcagggacagttcaaggtttatttacaaaaaaggTTTTAACGCAAAAGtccaaaagacaaacacacaaaagatccaaaggttttaacacaaaactccaaaaggcaaacacactgaAGATCCGGGCAAAAACTAGATTTGCCAAaaacacaggagacacagaagatcccacagaacacagaatatTAGGCACATAACAAACACAGGTGACAAACAGTGTCATCCCAGTCTCTGGAGATGCAGGTCAATCTGGAATTTtatgacacatccacacattgtAGTCTGAGATCAGTGAAGTCAGCAGCGGCACGAGCAGCACATCAATGAGCACCATAAACTGCAGCTCCTTTTGATGATGTTTGTCTGGGAGTGAGATATGATTCATGTTGATATCACACTATTTTCACCAATAACACACAACCTTGAACCCCGGACTACTTAAAAAACGCACaacgcacaaacgcacaaactACACCTCACGTGTGCATCGTATAcggttctgtttgtttgatgaATATCTGCACGTCCCAATGACATCACTTGGTGACATGCAACCAGGCTATATATTTGAGAGCAAgaacacacagtacacaatGAGACAAGAAGTGGAGAAGAAGAATCATCCAGTTTCAGCATGAAGACTTCTGAAGCTCTactggtgctgctgtgctgctgtttggcTGAGACGCAGCTCAGAGGAGAGACCATCAGTGAAAATGACATCACTCACCAGGGCCACTCTGGTGaagcagagaacagagagaatgaggttaTGGCTGCAGCACAGAGAACTGAAGCTGCTGCCACAGCCTCCACCCAACAAACCTGCCAGCCTGACATCCacactgtgctgagagagatgagCGCACTGATGGCggagcagagagtggagctCAGATACACTAAGGCACAAATGGAGGCCATAGAGAccagactgagagccagtgagaatAAAGCAGAGGCCATGGAGAAcagactgagagccagtgagaatAATGCAGAGGCCATGGAGACCAGACTGACGGAGAGGCTGGCTGCAAGTGAGAAGAAAACAGAGGGCATGGAGACCAGACTGATAGCCAGTGAGAAGAcagtggaggagcagagagctgttataaaggagctgaaggaggaacaggaggaacaAGCAGCAGCTGTGAGAGCTGTAGGAGGCAGTGTGAACCTCACAGGGAGCCAGGTGCAGGAGCTGAGAtgggagatagaggagaggaaggtgtctttctctgcctcactgGTAGCATCTGGAGATGTAACTAAAGGACCCTTTAATGCAGCAACTCCCCTGGTCTACAAACACATCTTCATCAACATTGGGAATGCTTACAACCCAAATACAGGTGAGAAAAGCTGtcagtaagtgtaagtgtgatgTTAATGTACTGTAATGTGTCCTGTCAGTGGTTGGAGCTGTTGCCACTCGCCCCTGTTTTGTAAACAGATGGTATCTGTCTGGGTTTCTGagtgtttatttctctttctgtctcaggggtcttcacagctccagtcagAGGGGTCTACCACTttaatgtctttgtgtttgggAATGGCCATGGATCAAGAGCTTCCGGAGTCTCTCTCCATAAAAATGGCGAACATATTGTCCTTGCTTACACTGTCCAGAACACCGCTCACATGGCAGCCTCCAATGGGGCTTCTCTGCTGTTGGAGGTGGGGGATGTGGTCTACCTGAAGCTGTGGCACGGTGCCTGGGTGAGAGACACTTataaccaccacaccaccttcTCTGGCCACCTGCTCTTCCCCATGTGAGGGAAGCAGTATACTGATGTAGAAGTTATGTTGGGTGTGGAGTGACGCTAGCAGTGAGAAACCCAGACAGAAtggaacacactcctctccttgttTCCTAGAAGGTCACTGGGTGGGTCTGggaaagacttttagtttgACAAAGTCAGGGTTCATTCTCTTTGGTTGCTGAATATGTGTTTACTGTCTGCTCTTGTTTTGGTTGGTTAATTAGATTACAGGATTGAATGGTCTGTACGTATTCTGCGGAATCAGGTATTTTTAATTGTTATCTTCTGATTGTTTTCCTGGATGTTAAAGGACTTTTATACACTGGTAGGATGTTAACATGCATTTGCAGGCACTAGTTATGAAACTTTCCTCCAAAGGTAAAGGTCATTCTCCTTGAAAGCTATCTATCTGTTATGCTGTCTGTTGACATGTTAATGTCCTTTACCTACCGTTACTTTGTCAGTGTGGAACTGAAAACATTAGTCATGAAATGTGCTTTGTCAGGCTGTGTCTTTGTATATCCATctattacaaaataaaatacttcTTCAAATATATTTGTCATGGCTTTCATGCCGCCTGAAGACATCCTTCATAACATTACAGGTATATACTAACCAAGTTCAAGGTAAGGGACTAGGACTGCTGTTTAGTACACTCAGATATTAAACAGATATCATTATTGGTCCATTCAACCCATCTCCTGCTTTCACCCCTCTGGCACTGGTACAGGGAGGGAGGTGCAGAGGGGTTCACATTCACATCTCAGCTTAGCGCTAGCTCCTTTAGCATAATGTATTACACATTAGAGGTGTAATAGTCATACATACTGGAAGGGGATGAATATAACTGTAGCACAGCTCAGTAGCTAAGCTAAATTAGGCATTGTTGCAATAATactaaaaaacaaaagcacagacaTAAAGGTCAGGAAAGTTGCACAAGGGGAGGCCACCATTGGGGGCAAAACATCTTCTCCATTAGGCTGCTGTGTATAATCCCACTAGGTAATGTTTGGAGGCCCTCAGTAGAAAATGACCCAATCCCCTCAGTGTGATGGTGACATTCATGCACTGACCCCCCTTTCCCTTCCACTAAAACAGCTATATGAGTGTACTATGACAGAATGATGAACTTATACTGTTCTCTTCCTGAACACATAGTTCATAGAAtggtcaaacacactcacacacacacacacacacacacaagcctgtgcAGTTCTAATGTAAATGGCCCATTTCAAACTCTAGTCTTAGAGCATGTGTTCATAAGCTCATAGGGGTGTATATAACATATGTTAGGATCCCATCAAATCCTTAGATATACTACATTAAAGTGGCCACTAGGTGGCGCCATACACCCAGCAGTCAGAGAGGTGCCAGTGTGAGAGCTCAGCAGTGGCTCAGGGGACATAAAGAGGATCCTCTTCCTCTGGCTTTCCCTCATAGATGCTTCTCGGCCCTTTTCACAGGTGCACAGAGTTTGCATAGATGGAatcaagtaaaaacaaaaaacaaacaaataaacaaaatctTTCAGATCCTTGTCGGGGAAAAAAAGCTTTGCATGTTCCTCTGTACTATTCTATCTCTGCATAAGGTACAATGGGTTAATAAGACAGGAATTTGAAACATTTCATATGTTTGTattcctgctcctcctcaggaCGATGAAGATGTTTGTCTGGCAGTGAGATATATTTTATGCTGACGTAACATCAATAACATACccataacacacaacaccaataACACGTGAGATGCAGGTCAATCTGTGATTTtatgacacatccacacattgtAGTCTGAGATCAGTGAAGTCAGCAGTGGGGCCATCACCAGAGTGGCACATCAATGAGCGCCATAAACTGCAGCTCCTTTTGATAATGTTTGTCTGGCAGTGAGATATGATTCATGTTGATATCACACTATTTTCACCAATAACACACAGCCTTGACCCTGGACTGCACATGAACTACACCTCACGTGTGCATCGTTTACgattctgtttgtttgatgaATATCTCAATGACATCACTTGGTAACATGCAACCAGGCTATATATTTGAGAGCAAGAACTCACAGTACACAAAGAGAAGAGATTAGGAGAAGAAGAATCATCCAGTTTCAGCATGAAGACTTCTGGAGCTCTactggtgctgctgtgctgctgtttggcTGAGACGCAGCTCAGAGGAGAGAccatcagtgaaaatgaaatCACTCACCAGGGCCACTATGGTGaagcagagaacagagagaatgaggttaTGGGTGCAGCAC harbors:
- the LOC116223138 gene encoding flagellar attachment zone protein 1-like — translated: MKTSEALLVLLCCCLAETQLRGETISENDITHQGHSGEAENRENEVMAAAQRTEAAATASTQQTCQPDIHTVLREMSALMAEQRVELRYTKAQMEAIETRLRASENKAEAMENRLRASENNAEAMETRLTERLAASEKKTEGMETRLIASEKTVEEQRAVIKELKEEQEEQAAAVRAVGGSVNLTGSQVQELRWEIEERKVSFSASLVASGDVTKGPFNAATPLVYKHIFINIGNAYNPNTGVFTAPVRGVYHFNVFVFGNGHGSRASGVSLHKNGEHIVLAYTVQNTAHMAASNGASLLLEVGDVVYLKLWHGAWVRDTYNHHTTFSGHLLFPM